One Echinicola strongylocentroti DNA window includes the following coding sequences:
- a CDS encoding FMN-binding glutamate synthase family protein has protein sequence MRHLFYNITIILVIFFAILAYYYEQWIWAFLIIGPIVLIGVYNRFQKRHTILRNFPILGYFRYFFEMISPEIQQYFIERTTDGKPFSRNHRALVYRRAKDVNDTHPFGTQLEITGENYEAIRHSIYATPPVSEIPRVIVGSKACKHPYSASILNVSAMSFGSLSKNAIMALNHGAKKGHFYHNTGEGGLSPYHLEGGGDLVWQIGTGYFGCRTEDGDFDPEKFKEKAAHEQVKMIEIKISQGAKPGHGGVLPGEKNTPEIAKIRGVIPHTTIVSPPSHRKFSDPEGLIKFISELRELSDGKPVGFKLCIGRTEEFIDLCAAMKKSGVVPDFITVDGAEGGTGAAPLEFSDSVGIPLEPALIFVHRTLEKFGLRQEVKVIASGKVLTAFSILRMRALGADMCNSARAFMFTVGCIQALRCNTNDCPTGVATQNKMLVKGLVVEEKAERVFNFHRNTMHAVLELLGACGVKHTNEINISMFVKGDEMVALTNKYFPDSVLNRVD, from the coding sequence ATGCGCCATCTTTTTTATAATATCACCATTATCCTAGTTATTTTCTTTGCCATTTTGGCCTATTATTATGAACAATGGATTTGGGCTTTTCTGATCATAGGGCCGATAGTTTTGATCGGGGTTTATAACCGTTTTCAGAAACGGCATACGATTTTAAGGAATTTCCCTATTCTAGGTTATTTTAGGTACTTTTTTGAGATGATTTCTCCAGAAATCCAACAGTATTTTATCGAAAGAACTACTGACGGTAAACCTTTCAGCCGAAATCACAGGGCGTTGGTGTATAGACGGGCCAAGGATGTAAACGATACCCACCCCTTTGGCACACAACTGGAAATCACTGGTGAAAACTACGAGGCCATTCGGCATTCGATTTACGCTACCCCGCCCGTTTCAGAGATTCCTCGGGTGATTGTCGGTAGCAAGGCCTGCAAGCATCCTTACAGTGCTTCGATTTTGAATGTTTCGGCGATGAGTTTTGGTTCACTGAGCAAAAACGCTATCATGGCCCTTAACCACGGAGCCAAGAAAGGGCATTTTTATCACAATACGGGTGAAGGAGGACTTTCGCCCTATCACTTGGAAGGTGGTGGAGATTTGGTTTGGCAGATCGGCACTGGCTATTTTGGCTGCCGAACCGAGGATGGGGATTTTGATCCGGAAAAATTCAAAGAGAAAGCAGCGCATGAGCAGGTGAAAATGATTGAAATCAAAATCTCCCAAGGAGCCAAACCCGGTCATGGGGGAGTACTTCCAGGCGAGAAAAACACGCCTGAAATTGCTAAAATCAGAGGAGTAATACCCCACACCACTATCGTATCTCCACCCAGTCACCGGAAATTTTCTGACCCTGAGGGACTGATCAAGTTTATCAGCGAATTAAGGGAGCTAAGCGATGGTAAGCCAGTTGGCTTTAAGCTTTGTATAGGAAGGACGGAGGAGTTTATCGACCTCTGCGCGGCCATGAAAAAGAGTGGTGTAGTGCCAGATTTTATCACGGTGGATGGGGCCGAGGGCGGAACTGGGGCTGCGCCATTGGAATTTTCCGATTCGGTGGGTATTCCACTCGAACCCGCATTGATTTTTGTGCACCGGACCTTGGAAAAATTTGGGCTGCGGCAAGAAGTGAAAGTAATTGCTAGTGGCAAAGTGCTCACGGCTTTTTCTATTTTGAGGATGCGTGCCCTGGGAGCCGATATGTGCAATTCCGCCAGGGCATTTATGTTTACAGTGGGCTGCATTCAGGCACTCCGCTGCAATACCAACGACTGCCCAACTGGCGTGGCCACGCAAAATAAAATGCTGGTGAAGGGATTGGTGGTGGAAGAGAAGGCCGAAAGGGTATTCAATTTTCACCGAAATACCATGCATGCTGTCCTAGAACTATTGGGAGCCTGTGGAGTGAAGCATACCAATGAAATCAACATCAGCATGTTTGTGAAAGGTGATGAAATGGTCGCCTTGACCAATAAATACTTCCCTGACTCCGTGCTGAACAGGGTGGATTGA
- a CDS encoding MarR family winged helix-turn-helix transcriptional regulator translates to MAKTEDYSSLFLENQLCFPLYAASRLIIKAYQPHLSKLDLTYPQYLVLLVLWEEDYLTVSQISHALMLESNTLTPLLKRLEDKGLLKRTRDKDDERKVFVTLTSYGKALREKAVCIPSEILKNVEVLDLDEMKVLYDHLGKLIKHLK, encoded by the coding sequence ATGGCAAAAACCGAAGATTATTCCAGCCTATTTCTTGAAAATCAGCTTTGTTTTCCACTCTACGCTGCTTCTCGGCTGATAATAAAAGCCTATCAGCCACACTTGAGCAAACTGGACCTGACCTATCCACAGTATTTGGTGCTACTGGTACTTTGGGAGGAAGATTATCTTACGGTAAGTCAAATCTCCCATGCACTGATGCTAGAATCCAACACCCTGACACCGCTTTTGAAAAGGCTTGAAGACAAAGGTTTGCTAAAAAGAACGCGGGACAAAGATGACGAGCGCAAGGTGTTTGTCACGTTGACCTCTTATGGGAAAGCCCTGAGGGAAAAAGCAGTTTGCATCCCTTCCGAAATATTAAAAAATGTAGAGGTTCTCGATCTAGACGAAATGAAAGTACTCTACGATCATCTAGGAAAATTGATCAAACACTTAAAGTAG
- a CDS encoding DoxX family protein, whose translation MDTLNHLLYLLTLKTMTIPTVKTTLAQNIFRVLLGLFMLYAGIGHMTFLRAEFQAQVPDWVPFSKDFVVLASGVAEILLGIAMVIGTNYKVYTGLALGLFFIAVFPGNIAQYVNGIDSFGLDTDTKRLVRLFFQPLLIAWALWSSGAYKYWIKQKT comes from the coding sequence ATGGATACTTTGAATCACCTATTATACCTTCTGACCCTTAAGACCATGACCATACCAACCGTCAAAACAACTTTAGCACAAAATATCTTTCGGGTACTCTTGGGACTATTTATGCTATATGCAGGTATCGGTCACATGACTTTTCTGCGGGCTGAATTCCAAGCTCAGGTACCAGATTGGGTGCCATTCTCGAAAGATTTCGTTGTACTCGCTTCGGGTGTCGCAGAGATCCTCTTGGGTATTGCCATGGTTATCGGCACTAACTACAAAGTGTATACAGGGCTTGCATTGGGACTATTTTTCATAGCGGTCTTCCCTGGTAATATCGCACAGTACGTTAATGGCATCGACTCCTTTGGCCTGGATACGGACACCAAAAGACTGGTAAGGCTCTTCTTCCAACCCCTGCTGATCGCTTGGGCCCTTTGGAGTAGCGGTGCATATAAGTATTGGATAAAGCAGAAAACCTGA
- a CDS encoding organic hydroperoxide resistance protein codes for MKTLFETRATAVGGRNGHVKSEDGILDFDVRVPTGMGGKGGEFTNPEQLFAAGYSACFDNAIIHVAAMKKAKIESQTTAAVGLAMTADKSYQLTVALDITIKGADQATAEDIVATAHATCPYSNAVKGNVEVNINVNTDD; via the coding sequence ATGAAAACATTATTTGAAACTCGTGCCACAGCTGTTGGTGGAAGAAATGGCCATGTAAAAAGTGAAGATGGTATTCTGGACTTTGACGTCCGCGTTCCTACCGGAATGGGCGGTAAAGGCGGTGAATTCACCAATCCAGAACAACTCTTTGCCGCAGGCTATTCCGCTTGCTTTGATAATGCCATTATTCACGTGGCTGCCATGAAAAAAGCAAAAATAGAATCCCAAACCACCGCCGCCGTTGGATTGGCGATGACAGCCGACAAAAGCTATCAATTGACGGTTGCCCTTGACATCACCATTAAAGGCGCCGACCAGGCCACGGCCGAAGACATCGTAGCTACTGCACACGCTACATGTCCCTACTCCAATGCCGTAAAAGGTAATGTGGAAGTCAATATTAATGTCAATACAGATGATTAA